A section of the Akkermansia muciniphila genome encodes:
- a CDS encoding MFS transporter, with product MTDQENMKAAVPDAARRYMRYLLIMAGLGGLLYGVDVGVIAAALPYIEQTAGFNPSQLSQVVAAVLFGSVLSSLFAGYLADKLGRKALITVAAALFTVSIPVICLSQEVFGIMLLGRILQGASAGIVGVVVPLYLAECLSAESRGKGTGMFQFLLTVGLVFAAVVGLLAASYVGGVENSGASEETLTSAKIFAWQAIFWVCAVPGLFLFFGSFRLSESPRYLFRRGRKDEAMAVLVRSYGDVRAKEVFDEMVHIEEEEKQKAEELKKQSSSGESLLQRKYVYPFVLAVLVLAFTQATGINSVLNYSVKVFQQAGLEGTTANWADFTIKVVNCLMTIVAMILVDRKGRKFLLKIGTAGIVVGLLGTGFLFNNVEKARKDVTTDVAALLAAQSPSVQKEFEQGKDVSSIRTLQLERTPDSPFVKDLLAKNGMGDKDINRMQLIITYDQPEANPAWYQFLMGSSTQLSVVEFAELTKDAKDIKKEEDKASLSLIKAVPDSTNKMVVNGKDGYAMKPVSILKAELGEKPDTTMGWGVTAFFIIFIAFYATGPGVCVWLALSELMPARIRSNGMAIALLINQLVSTVIAGSFLPWVGSCGYSGVFFTLGGITVLYFITVTFFLPETKGRSLEEIEGYFTTGKMPEDLKMIGEGIEAEE from the coding sequence ATGACAGACCAAGAAAACATGAAGGCCGCCGTTCCGGATGCGGCCAGGCGATACATGCGCTACCTCCTTATCATGGCCGGTTTGGGCGGCCTTCTTTATGGTGTGGACGTCGGCGTGATTGCTGCGGCGCTCCCCTACATTGAGCAGACGGCTGGCTTTAATCCCTCCCAGCTTTCCCAGGTGGTGGCGGCCGTGCTGTTCGGCAGCGTGCTTTCTTCCCTGTTTGCCGGGTATCTGGCCGACAAGTTGGGACGCAAGGCGCTGATTACCGTAGCCGCCGCCCTGTTCACGGTGAGTATTCCCGTGATCTGCCTGTCCCAGGAAGTGTTCGGCATCATGCTGCTGGGCCGTATTCTCCAGGGCGCCAGCGCCGGTATTGTAGGTGTGGTGGTTCCCCTGTACCTGGCTGAGTGTTTGAGCGCGGAATCCCGTGGCAAAGGGACGGGGATGTTCCAGTTCCTGCTGACGGTGGGCCTGGTGTTCGCCGCCGTAGTCGGCCTGCTTGCCGCCAGCTATGTGGGCGGTGTGGAAAATTCCGGCGCGAGCGAGGAAACGCTGACTTCCGCCAAGATTTTTGCGTGGCAGGCCATTTTCTGGGTTTGCGCCGTTCCCGGCCTTTTCCTGTTCTTCGGTTCCTTCCGTTTGAGCGAATCTCCCCGCTACCTGTTCCGCCGCGGTCGCAAGGATGAAGCCATGGCCGTGCTGGTGCGCAGTTACGGAGATGTGCGCGCCAAGGAAGTGTTTGATGAAATGGTTCACATTGAAGAGGAAGAGAAGCAGAAGGCTGAGGAGCTCAAGAAGCAGAGCTCTTCCGGTGAATCCCTTCTTCAGCGCAAGTACGTATATCCCTTTGTTCTGGCGGTCCTTGTCCTGGCGTTTACGCAGGCTACGGGTATCAACTCCGTGCTGAATTACTCCGTGAAGGTATTCCAGCAGGCTGGCCTGGAAGGCACCACCGCCAACTGGGCGGACTTCACCATCAAGGTGGTGAACTGCTTGATGACCATCGTCGCCATGATCCTGGTGGACCGCAAGGGCCGCAAATTCCTCCTCAAGATCGGCACCGCCGGCATTGTGGTGGGTCTTCTCGGCACCGGCTTCCTGTTCAATAATGTGGAAAAAGCCCGCAAGGACGTGACCACGGACGTGGCCGCCCTGCTGGCCGCCCAGAGCCCCTCCGTCCAGAAGGAGTTTGAACAGGGCAAGGATGTGAGCTCCATCCGCACGCTTCAGCTGGAACGCACGCCTGATTCCCCCTTCGTCAAGGACCTGCTCGCCAAGAATGGCATGGGTGACAAGGATATCAACAGGATGCAGCTCATCATTACCTATGACCAGCCGGAAGCCAATCCCGCCTGGTACCAGTTTCTGATGGGATCCTCCACCCAGCTTTCCGTAGTGGAGTTTGCCGAGCTGACCAAGGATGCCAAGGACATCAAGAAGGAAGAGGACAAGGCTTCCCTGTCCCTGATCAAGGCCGTGCCTGATTCCACCAACAAGATGGTGGTGAACGGCAAGGACGGCTATGCCATGAAGCCTGTCTCCATCCTGAAGGCGGAACTGGGTGAAAAGCCGGATACCACCATGGGCTGGGGCGTGACCGCGTTCTTCATCATCTTCATTGCATTTTATGCTACCGGTCCCGGCGTGTGCGTCTGGCTGGCCCTGTCCGAACTGATGCCCGCCCGCATCCGCTCCAACGGCATGGCAATCGCGCTGCTGATCAACCAGCTCGTTTCCACGGTGATTGCAGGTTCCTTCCTCCCGTGGGTGGGGAGCTGCGGCTACTCCGGCGTGTTCTTTACGCTGGGCGGCATTACGGTGCTGTACTTCATCACGGTGACCTTCTTCCTGCCTGAAACCAAGGGCCGCTCCCTGGAAGAGATTGAAGGCTACTTCACGACAGGCAAGATGCCGGAAGATCTCAAGATGATCGGTGAAGGCATTGAAGCGGAGGAATAA
- a CDS encoding ankyrin repeat domain-containing protein: protein MRQMTGSMLLLSAAAVAAAPLAEAEERTIQLTEAEKQEIQAANEKLLGLTLRFLHDSWPLEIMFAGEAQQEFHSILQCYRMLEQFRQTGNLQLQAPDRNTPLHLCIALGLNQLAIRMIEAGAPVNAQSIFMHDGTKEPGDTPLTWACLSGLYMNSTAEDRLPLVQALLKHGANPDQPGPWGVTPFMYSAALNDSDPGQEKIALALLDAGSPDLKRRLNAQARGVGFLSLSPAIYERLIKAGFDVNERFFESKQSPLHLVCTKEKPAERLIPLIELLIKAGADPNQPDVDGLTPLMACNSPEIAVCLMNNGANPSLRNDDGQTAYDFHMKNGYPPIAEAIKNWQANRKKADGAR, encoded by the coding sequence ATGAGACAAATGACAGGGTCCATGCTGCTTCTGTCCGCAGCAGCCGTCGCAGCCGCCCCCCTGGCGGAAGCGGAGGAAAGGACGATTCAGCTCACGGAAGCGGAAAAACAGGAAATCCAGGCGGCAAATGAAAAGCTGCTGGGCCTTACCCTCCGCTTCCTGCACGACTCCTGGCCCCTGGAAATCATGTTCGCCGGAGAGGCTCAACAGGAATTCCACTCCATCCTCCAGTGCTACCGGATGCTGGAGCAATTCCGGCAGACCGGCAACCTCCAGCTTCAGGCTCCGGACCGCAATACGCCCCTGCATCTCTGCATTGCCCTGGGATTGAATCAACTGGCCATCCGGATGATAGAAGCGGGCGCTCCCGTAAACGCCCAATCCATCTTCATGCATGACGGCACTAAGGAACCGGGGGACACCCCCCTCACCTGGGCGTGCCTGTCAGGCCTTTACATGAACTCCACGGCGGAAGACAGGCTGCCGCTGGTGCAGGCCCTGCTCAAGCACGGAGCCAACCCGGACCAGCCGGGACCGTGGGGAGTCACCCCGTTCATGTACTCCGCCGCCCTCAATGATTCCGACCCCGGACAGGAAAAAATAGCCCTGGCCCTGCTGGACGCGGGTTCTCCGGACCTCAAGCGCAGGTTGAACGCCCAGGCGCGCGGCGTAGGCTTCCTCAGTCTTTCCCCGGCCATTTATGAACGTCTCATCAAAGCAGGATTCGATGTCAACGAGCGCTTCTTTGAAAGCAAGCAGTCTCCCCTGCATCTGGTCTGCACCAAGGAAAAACCGGCGGAACGCCTCATCCCCCTCATTGAACTTCTCATCAAGGCTGGAGCGGACCCCAACCAGCCGGACGTGGACGGCCTGACGCCGCTGATGGCCTGCAATTCTCCGGAAATAGCCGTTTGCCTCATGAACAACGGCGCCAATCCCTCCCTGCGTAATGATGACGGGCAGACTGCCTATGACTTCCACATGAAAAACGGGTATCCTCCCATTGCGGAAGCCATTAAAAACTGGCAGGCCAACCGGAAAAAGGCGGACGGCGCCCGCTGA
- the hemL gene encoding glutamate-1-semialdehyde 2,1-aminomutase, translating into MNQSAQLFSRARAVIPGGVNSPVRAFRNVDGDPFFVQSAKGAYITDADGRQLIDYIGTWGPAILGHAPQPVMNAVHAAVDRGLGYGIPAPAEVDMAEMITGMVPSVEKVRMVNSGTEATMSAIRLARGYTGRRKIIKFIGCYHGHVDSLLVAAGSGALTFGEPDSAGVPREMTQLTITVPYNDREAVKKAFELHGNDIAAVILEPFPANAGLYFPQNDFLHFLREITLRHDSLLIFDEVMTGFRVAPGGVQQLYGITPDLTCMGKVIGGGLPVGAFGGRAEIMDCLSPLGPVYQAGTLSGNPVAMAAGLAQLRELLNGNAYDRLEQLGARLEEGIREAIRKHGRNYTFHRAGSMFCLFFTEEEVYDLDSAQKASKELFKPFFWNMLEQGVYFAPSPYETGFISTAHTEEDIDRTVEAVHVSLSKLG; encoded by the coding sequence ATGAATCAGTCCGCCCAGCTCTTCTCCCGCGCGCGCGCCGTCATCCCCGGCGGCGTCAACTCCCCCGTCCGTGCCTTCCGCAATGTGGACGGCGACCCCTTCTTTGTCCAGTCCGCCAAAGGCGCCTACATCACGGATGCGGACGGACGCCAGCTCATTGACTACATCGGCACGTGGGGCCCGGCCATTCTGGGGCACGCCCCGCAGCCCGTCATGAACGCCGTCCATGCAGCCGTGGACAGGGGGCTGGGCTACGGCATTCCCGCTCCGGCGGAAGTGGACATGGCGGAAATGATCACGGGCATGGTTCCCTCCGTGGAAAAAGTGCGCATGGTGAACTCCGGCACGGAAGCCACCATGTCCGCCATCAGGCTGGCGCGCGGCTACACGGGACGCCGTAAAATCATCAAATTCATCGGCTGCTACCACGGCCATGTGGACTCCCTGCTGGTGGCGGCGGGCTCCGGGGCGCTCACCTTCGGGGAGCCGGACAGCGCAGGCGTGCCCAGGGAAATGACCCAGCTCACCATCACCGTCCCCTACAACGACCGGGAAGCGGTGAAAAAAGCCTTTGAACTCCACGGGAACGATATTGCGGCCGTCATTCTGGAGCCCTTCCCGGCCAACGCGGGGCTTTACTTCCCGCAGAACGATTTTCTCCATTTTCTGCGGGAAATCACGCTCCGGCATGATTCCCTGCTCATCTTTGACGAAGTCATGACGGGCTTTCGCGTCGCGCCCGGCGGCGTACAGCAGCTTTACGGCATCACGCCGGACCTCACCTGCATGGGGAAAGTCATCGGCGGCGGCCTCCCCGTGGGAGCCTTCGGCGGCAGGGCGGAAATCATGGACTGCCTCTCCCCGCTGGGCCCCGTGTACCAGGCGGGCACCCTCTCCGGCAACCCGGTCGCCATGGCGGCGGGCCTGGCCCAACTCCGGGAACTCCTGAACGGGAACGCGTATGACCGCCTGGAACAGCTCGGCGCACGCCTGGAGGAAGGCATCCGCGAGGCCATCCGGAAGCACGGCAGGAACTACACCTTCCACCGCGCGGGCTCCATGTTCTGCCTCTTCTTCACGGAAGAGGAGGTCTATGACCTGGACTCCGCGCAAAAGGCCTCCAAGGAACTCTTCAAGCCCTTCTTCTGGAACATGCTGGAACAGGGCGTCTACTTTGCCCCCTCCCCGTATGAAACAGGCTTCATCTCCACGGCCCATACGGAAGAAGACATTGACCGTACGGTGGAAGCAGTCCATGTCAGCCTCTCCAAACTGGGATAA
- the rpsU gene encoding 30S ribosomal protein S21 produces MREVTVRKGEPIDRALKRLKTKLDVEGILDEMRRRRAFETPMDERRRKARSASKRNKVKWRYSNKSEETASETTETPVSAPEA; encoded by the coding sequence ATGCGTGAAGTTACCGTAAGAAAAGGTGAACCTATCGACCGCGCTCTTAAGCGCCTTAAAACCAAGCTGGATGTTGAAGGCATCCTGGATGAAATGCGCCGCCGCCGCGCCTTTGAAACCCCGATGGACGAACGCCGCCGCAAGGCCCGTTCCGCCAGCAAGCGCAACAAGGTAAAGTGGCGTTACAGCAACAAGAGCGAAGAAACCGCTTCCGAAACCACTGAAACTCCCGTTTCCGCTCCTGAAGCTTAA
- a CDS encoding PfkB family carbohydrate kinase, which yields MNRLHTLIDGFPRVRILCIGDVMLDKFLYGSVSRISPEAPVPIMKMDRETRMLGGAGNVVRNLCALGCGTTFVSVVGNDGHGRQVRRFLEETCCVPELVECEGYETTVKIRFVAGKHHLLRADQEQPLRMVPELAARFLERVDVCLPEADLVLLSDYGKGLFDGETTPAVIARCRAAGKSVIVDPKGADYSRYKGATLVKPNMKEFQEATGVTLDPSVPGWEQAAMEGAQRLFTEFGIENLLVTLSEHGMIFIPSSHPADFVCIPTEAREVFDVSGAGDTSLASLGAALAAGATVPEALVVSNVAAGIVVGKFGTASVTGTELKKALEEKARKASSWHHRNNILTPEAAAELADRFRREKKVVGFTNGCFDLLHLGHLHSFMKAREACDVLFVGLNTDASIKRLKGEDRPINNEEMRSLLLASLDFIDYVVPFDEDTALPLIERLRPDVIAKEGYPLERWPEGQYVKSYGGQALELPRLEGFSSTNMINRMKNNPK from the coding sequence ATGAACCGCCTGCATACATTGATTGACGGATTTCCCCGGGTGCGGATTCTCTGCATCGGGGACGTAATGCTGGACAAATTCCTGTACGGCAGCGTCAGCCGGATTTCCCCGGAGGCTCCGGTCCCCATCATGAAGATGGACCGGGAGACGCGCATGCTGGGCGGTGCGGGCAACGTGGTGCGCAACCTGTGCGCGCTGGGGTGCGGCACCACCTTTGTCAGCGTGGTGGGCAATGACGGCCATGGACGGCAGGTGAGGCGTTTTCTGGAAGAGACGTGCTGCGTTCCTGAGCTGGTGGAGTGCGAGGGGTATGAGACGACCGTGAAGATCCGTTTTGTGGCGGGCAAGCATCATTTGCTGCGGGCGGACCAGGAACAGCCGCTGCGGATGGTCCCTGAGCTTGCCGCCCGTTTTCTGGAACGGGTGGACGTCTGCCTGCCGGAGGCGGACCTGGTCCTTTTGTCTGATTACGGGAAGGGCCTGTTTGACGGGGAAACCACCCCCGCCGTGATCGCCCGGTGCCGGGCGGCGGGCAAGTCCGTGATCGTGGACCCGAAGGGGGCTGATTATTCCCGCTACAAGGGGGCCACGCTGGTGAAGCCGAATATGAAGGAGTTCCAGGAGGCGACGGGCGTGACGCTGGACCCCTCCGTGCCGGGCTGGGAACAGGCTGCCATGGAAGGGGCGCAGCGGCTGTTCACGGAGTTCGGCATTGAGAACCTGCTCGTCACCCTGAGCGAGCACGGCATGATTTTCATTCCCTCTTCCCATCCCGCCGATTTTGTCTGCATTCCCACGGAGGCCCGCGAGGTTTTTGACGTGTCCGGCGCGGGTGATACCTCCCTGGCCAGCCTGGGCGCGGCGCTGGCCGCCGGGGCCACCGTGCCGGAAGCCCTGGTGGTGTCCAACGTGGCTGCCGGGATCGTGGTGGGCAAGTTCGGGACGGCCAGCGTGACCGGGACGGAGTTGAAAAAGGCCCTGGAGGAGAAAGCCAGGAAGGCATCCTCCTGGCATCACCGGAACAATATCCTGACGCCGGAGGCGGCAGCGGAGCTGGCGGACCGCTTCCGCCGGGAAAAGAAGGTGGTGGGTTTTACGAACGGCTGTTTTGACCTGCTGCACCTGGGGCACCTGCATTCCTTCATGAAGGCGCGGGAAGCGTGCGACGTGCTTTTTGTGGGGCTGAATACGGATGCCTCCATCAAGCGGCTGAAGGGGGAGGACAGGCCTATCAATAACGAGGAGATGCGTTCCCTGCTGCTGGCGTCCCTGGATTTCATCGATTACGTAGTGCCGTTTGACGAGGATACGGCCCTGCCGCTGATTGAAAGGCTGCGCCCGGACGTGATCGCCAAGGAAGGCTACCCGCTGGAACGCTGGCCGGAAGGGCAGTACGTGAAGTCTTACGGGGGGCAGGCTCTTGAGCTGCCGCGCCTGGAGGGATTTTCCTCCACCAATATGATCAACCGCATGAAGAACAATCCGAAATGA
- the gmhA gene encoding D-sedoheptulose 7-phosphate isomerase, whose product MSEYIRNQILGIADNFKALAAMAGEIEQVARVWTDTLRAGNKIMFCGNGGSAADSQHLAAELVGRYKLNRPAMNALALTVDTSILTAVGNDYGYETVFSRQLQGLGRSGDLLVGLSTSGNSQNIVRAMELARRMGVRTVALTGQGGGEMRDCADFCIAVPSHATNNIQEMHIAVGHLVCELVEQEMYGV is encoded by the coding sequence ATGAGCGAGTACATCAGGAATCAGATTTTAGGGATAGCGGATAATTTCAAGGCCCTGGCCGCCATGGCCGGGGAAATTGAACAGGTCGCCCGCGTCTGGACGGATACCCTCAGGGCCGGGAACAAGATCATGTTCTGCGGCAACGGCGGGTCCGCGGCGGATTCCCAGCACCTGGCCGCCGAGCTGGTGGGACGCTACAAGCTGAACCGTCCCGCCATGAATGCGCTGGCCCTGACGGTGGATACCTCCATCCTGACCGCCGTGGGGAATGATTACGGGTATGAAACGGTCTTTTCCAGGCAATTGCAGGGATTAGGCCGTTCCGGTGACCTGCTGGTGGGGCTTTCCACGAGCGGCAACAGCCAGAACATCGTCCGGGCGATGGAGCTGGCGCGCCGCATGGGCGTCAGGACCGTGGCCCTGACGGGCCAGGGCGGCGGGGAGATGAGGGACTGTGCGGATTTCTGCATAGCCGTCCCCTCCCATGCCACGAACAACATTCAGGAGATGCACATTGCCGTGGGGCATCTGGTTTGCGAGCTGGTGGAGCAGGAAATGTATGGCGTCTAA
- a CDS encoding D-glycero-alpha-D-manno-heptose-1,7-bisphosphate 7-phosphatase, which translates to MASKALFLDRDGVVNVDGGYVHRSEDFLLVPGIMDLCRKAREKGYLVIVVTNQSGIGRGMFTEEDFTRLTEHMKGAFSAAGAEVTDVFHCPSVDDGHPDRKPNPGLFLKAAAAYGLDMAACISVGDRERDIQAAFAAGVGRNFLFSCGDAPTGATARVKTLDEVAAWL; encoded by the coding sequence ATGGCGTCTAAAGCTCTGTTTCTGGACCGGGACGGCGTGGTGAACGTGGACGGCGGGTACGTTCACCGCAGTGAGGATTTCCTGCTGGTTCCCGGCATTATGGACCTTTGCCGGAAGGCGCGGGAAAAGGGGTATCTGGTCATCGTGGTGACCAACCAGTCCGGCATAGGCCGCGGCATGTTTACGGAAGAGGATTTCACGCGGCTGACGGAGCATATGAAGGGCGCATTCAGCGCAGCCGGAGCGGAGGTAACGGACGTGTTTCATTGTCCCAGTGTGGATGACGGCCACCCTGACCGGAAGCCGAATCCCGGCCTGTTTTTGAAAGCCGCCGCGGCGTATGGGCTGGATATGGCGGCCTGCATATCCGTGGGCGACCGGGAGCGGGATATTCAGGCCGCTTTTGCCGCCGGAGTGGGACGGAATTTCCTGTTCTCCTGTGGGGATGCTCCGACTGGCGCCACGGCCCGCGTCAAGACCCTGGATGAAGTGGCTGCGTGGCTGTAG